In Roseisolibacter agri, one genomic interval encodes:
- a CDS encoding VanZ family protein, which produces MPHSDPTDARWRARRLAARLAYVVVVLIATWSGLYLDPNLALAKLRLARGLHPGFRPMDVLDAVRNVALFAGLGGVWLVTGDPARLGRGVLAATLVGTALSVVAETAQLFSPRRMASVLDLLTNGGGAFLGAAAVAYAIAVVARRRARTVAAVVPHLLVAGPYLAACLCEAFSAWGRPDLVPDAAGGFRTRWRASVADFRLHPHALPMWSDLLLFAPAGFLATRVLIERGASPARAATVATTLGALTWGVAEVLRGLSGADLRPWAVVLHALATLLGAVFAATLAAREARGAGRGVTLADRLVRLRSSARAYVALLFLWSLRPFAPVTSVGELLGKLSWDALVPLRALAGLWSLHSVADVAVGFLLYLPVGAWFSVRTRADGRTPRAPWWGLALAVATEVAQIAIRGRDFDITDVMVQGAGVLVGWAIVRRADARRDRLQLTAQREAVMPGTRAARTQSALG; this is translated from the coding sequence GTGCCGCACTCCGATCCCACCGACGCACGCTGGCGCGCGCGGCGCCTCGCCGCGCGGCTGGCGTACGTCGTCGTCGTCCTGATCGCCACCTGGTCGGGGCTCTATCTCGATCCGAACCTCGCGCTCGCGAAGCTGCGGCTCGCGCGCGGGCTGCACCCCGGCTTCCGCCCGATGGACGTGCTCGACGCCGTCCGCAACGTGGCGCTGTTCGCGGGGCTGGGCGGCGTCTGGCTCGTGACGGGCGATCCCGCGCGACTGGGACGCGGCGTGCTCGCCGCGACGCTCGTCGGCACGGCGCTGAGCGTGGTGGCCGAGACGGCGCAGCTCTTCTCGCCGCGCCGCATGGCGAGCGTGCTGGATCTGCTCACGAACGGCGGCGGCGCGTTCCTCGGCGCCGCCGCCGTCGCGTACGCGATCGCGGTCGTCGCGCGGCGGCGCGCGCGCACGGTGGCGGCCGTCGTGCCGCACCTGCTGGTGGCCGGTCCGTACCTCGCCGCGTGCCTGTGCGAGGCATTCTCCGCGTGGGGGCGCCCCGACCTCGTGCCGGATGCGGCCGGCGGCTTCCGCACGCGGTGGCGCGCGTCGGTCGCGGACTTCCGGCTGCATCCGCATGCGCTGCCGATGTGGAGCGATCTGCTGCTGTTCGCGCCCGCCGGCTTCCTCGCGACGCGCGTGCTGATCGAGCGCGGCGCGTCGCCCGCGCGCGCGGCGACGGTCGCGACGACGCTGGGCGCGCTGACGTGGGGCGTCGCGGAGGTGCTGCGCGGCCTGAGCGGCGCCGACCTGCGGCCGTGGGCGGTCGTGCTGCACGCGCTCGCGACGCTGCTGGGCGCCGTGTTCGCCGCGACGCTCGCCGCGCGCGAGGCGCGGGGCGCGGGGCGCGGCGTCACGCTCGCGGACCGGCTGGTGCGGCTGCGCAGCAGCGCGCGCGCGTACGTCGCGCTCCTCTTCCTCTGGAGCCTGCGGCCGTTCGCGCCGGTGACGAGCGTCGGCGAGCTGCTGGGGAAGCTCTCGTGGGACGCGCTCGTGCCGCTGCGCGCGCTGGCGGGTCTCTGGTCGCTGCACAGCGTGGCCGACGTCGCGGTCGGCTTCCTCCTCTATCTGCCGGTGGGCGCGTGGTTCTCGGTGCGCACGCGCGCCGACGGACGCACGCCGCGCGCGCCCTGGTGGGGCCTCGCGCTCGCGGTCGCCACCGAGGTCGCGCAGATCGCGATCCGCGGCCGCGACTTCGACATCACCGACGTGATGGTGCAGGGCGCGGGCGTGCTGGTGGGCTGGGCGATCGTGCGCCGCGCCGACGCGCGGCGTGACCGGTTGCAGCTCACCGCGCAGCGCGAGGCGGTCATGCCCGGGACGCGCGCCGCGCGCACTCAGAGCGCGCTCGGATAG
- a CDS encoding erythromycin esterase family protein, whose amino-acid sequence MTDPHLATALRDAARPLTGDDSDHDTLLDVVGDRRLVLLGEGSHGTHEFYAARAAITRRLIVERGFDAVAVEGDWPDSDRANHWVRGRGRDATAADALGGFRRFPQWMWRNTDVVRLLDTLRAHNQRVGRERAAGFYGLDLYSLHASIDEVLRYLDETDPDAARRARYRYACFDHFGEDPQQYGYAASFDLSQSCEDAVVQQLVDLRRRAPDADADDARDADDAADDFFSAEQNARLVLDAERYYRSMFHGRVSSWNLRDTHMADTLDALVQHLRAKGREGKVVVWAHNSHLGDARATEMGAGGEINLGQLARERHGDDAVLVGFTTHTGTVTAAHDWGDAAQRMKVNPSLPGSIERALHDAAPPRCVVPLRGSAAADAARAALDTALLERAIGVIYRPRTERQSHYFHARVGRQFDVLYHFDESRAVHPLERAGTWTADEPPETYPSAL is encoded by the coding sequence ATGACCGACCCGCACCTCGCCACCGCCCTGCGCGACGCCGCGCGCCCGCTCACGGGCGACGACTCGGACCACGACACGCTCCTCGACGTCGTCGGCGACCGCCGGCTCGTGCTGCTGGGCGAGGGCTCGCACGGCACGCACGAGTTCTACGCGGCCCGCGCCGCCATCACGCGCCGGCTCATCGTCGAGCGCGGCTTCGACGCGGTCGCGGTCGAGGGCGACTGGCCGGACTCCGACCGCGCCAACCACTGGGTGCGCGGCCGCGGCCGCGACGCGACGGCGGCCGACGCGCTCGGCGGGTTCCGCCGCTTTCCGCAGTGGATGTGGCGCAACACCGACGTCGTGCGGCTGCTCGACACGCTGCGCGCGCACAACCAGCGTGTCGGGCGCGAGCGCGCCGCCGGCTTCTACGGGCTCGACCTCTACAGCCTGCACGCGTCCATCGACGAGGTGCTGCGCTACCTGGACGAGACCGACCCCGACGCCGCGCGCCGCGCGCGCTACCGCTACGCGTGCTTCGACCACTTCGGCGAGGACCCGCAGCAGTACGGCTACGCGGCCAGCTTCGACCTGTCGCAGAGCTGCGAGGACGCGGTCGTGCAGCAGCTGGTCGACCTCCGCCGCCGTGCACCCGACGCCGACGCCGACGACGCACGCGACGCCGACGACGCGGCCGACGACTTCTTCTCGGCCGAGCAGAACGCGCGGCTGGTGCTCGACGCGGAGCGCTACTACCGGAGCATGTTCCACGGGCGCGTGTCGAGCTGGAACCTGCGCGACACGCACATGGCCGACACGCTCGACGCGCTGGTGCAGCACCTGCGCGCGAAGGGGCGCGAGGGCAAGGTCGTCGTGTGGGCGCACAACTCCCACCTCGGCGACGCGCGCGCCACCGAGATGGGTGCGGGCGGCGAGATCAACCTCGGCCAGCTCGCGCGCGAGCGGCACGGCGACGACGCGGTGCTCGTCGGCTTCACGACGCACACCGGCACGGTGACCGCCGCGCACGACTGGGGCGACGCGGCGCAGCGGATGAAGGTGAACCCGTCGCTCCCCGGCAGCATCGAGCGCGCGCTGCACGACGCCGCGCCGCCGCGCTGCGTGGTGCCGCTGCGCGGCAGCGCGGCCGCCGACGCCGCGCGCGCCGCGCTCGACACGGCGCTGCTCGAGCGCGCGATCGGCGTCATCTACCGCCCGCGCACGGAGCGCCAGAGCCACTACTTCCACGCGCGCGTCGGGCGGCAGTTCGACGTCCTGTACCACTTCGACGAGTCGCGCGCGGTGCACCCGCTGGAGCGCGCCGGCACCTGGACCGCCGACGAGCCGCCCGAGACCTATCCGAGCGCGCTCTGA
- a CDS encoding cupin domain-containing protein, with translation MIRAGDTLTNAATGQTLRFLRTAADTGGALLEIESTWPPGATAPPEHFHPRQSERFTVLAGTLRVRVAGEERELRVGDTLDIPAGVPHAMWNGGDAPAVARWETRPALGTERLFEALHAFAASGAVDARGVPPLLDLAVLVPRHWDEMRLTRPAPAVQRLVFGILGPLARALGRGAPPRARS, from the coding sequence ATGATCCGCGCCGGCGACACGCTGACGAATGCCGCCACGGGGCAGACGCTCCGGTTCCTGCGCACCGCCGCGGACACCGGCGGCGCGCTCCTCGAGATCGAGTCGACGTGGCCGCCGGGTGCGACCGCACCGCCGGAGCACTTCCACCCGCGACAGAGCGAGCGCTTCACCGTGCTCGCGGGCACGCTGCGGGTGCGCGTCGCGGGTGAAGAACGCGAGCTGCGCGTCGGCGACACGCTCGACATCCCGGCCGGGGTGCCGCACGCCATGTGGAATGGCGGCGACGCGCCCGCGGTTGCCCGTTGGGAGACGCGCCCCGCGCTCGGCACCGAGCGCCTGTTCGAGGCGCTGCACGCGTTCGCGGCGTCGGGCGCGGTCGACGCGCGGGGCGTCCCGCCGCTCCTGGACCTCGCGGTGCTCGTGCCGCGGCACTGGGACGAGATGCGCCTGACGCGCCCTGCGCCGGCGGTCCAGCGACTCGTGTTCGGGATCCTCGGGCCCCTGGCGCGCGCGCTCGGCCGCGGCGCGCCGCCTCGCGCGCGCTCGTGA
- a CDS encoding PEP-CTERM sorting domain-containing protein, with protein sequence MSVPFLSRAASRLALVALTLAAPLAGALHAQTIHFGAGARDAFLAAATTPVTNGIASAGPTYDFGALGTGTVSGNGIATTNGNIFASGGGLPVPAYTIGFSSTLGAFGADFTGLGTINADFPFPAGVAEFTFFNGASTVGTVTQNFGSTGATVFFGVTGLAAFDRVQVRTNVGDEFLTDDVVIGAALVATPPATTVPEPTTVVLVGAGLLGVVGVSKRRAHA encoded by the coding sequence ATGTCCGTCCCGTTCCTCTCCCGCGCCGCGTCGCGGCTCGCGCTCGTCGCCCTCACGCTCGCCGCGCCGCTCGCCGGCGCGCTCCACGCGCAGACCATCCACTTCGGCGCGGGCGCGCGCGACGCGTTCCTCGCCGCCGCCACGACGCCGGTCACCAACGGCATCGCCAGCGCGGGCCCCACCTACGACTTCGGCGCGCTCGGCACCGGGACCGTCAGCGGCAACGGCATCGCGACCACGAACGGGAACATCTTCGCCAGCGGCGGCGGCCTCCCGGTCCCCGCCTACACGATCGGCTTCTCGTCCACGCTCGGCGCGTTCGGCGCGGACTTCACCGGGCTCGGGACGATCAACGCGGACTTCCCGTTCCCGGCGGGCGTGGCGGAGTTCACCTTCTTCAACGGCGCGTCGACCGTCGGCACGGTCACGCAGAACTTCGGCTCCACCGGCGCGACGGTGTTCTTCGGCGTGACCGGCCTCGCCGCGTTCGACCGCGTGCAGGTGCGCACCAACGTCGGCGACGAGTTCCTGACGGACGACGTGGTGATCGGCGCGGCGCTGGTGGCCACGCCGCCCGCGACCACGGTTCCCGAGCCGACCACCGTGGTGCTCGTCGGCGCGGGCCTGCTCGGAGTGGTGGGCGTCTCGAAGCGACGGGCCCACGCGTGA
- a CDS encoding M20/M25/M40 family metallo-hydrolase, with translation MGAPSGTSDRVSAADVQELVSALAADSMEGRATGRPGSMRAARLIAERFARYGVKAAGDSGYVQRVPMVATVGRNGRPAVALAPSFAALDTVAAGRRLVGGNVLAILEGSDPVLRDSAILVGAHYDHLGIGAPVDGDSIFNGADDDASGTAAVMLVARALASGPRPKRTIVFGAFTGEEVGLVGTRWYIRNPAVPLARTVADFEIEMIGRPDSLAGGAGKAWLTGYDRSTMGERLAAAGIPLVADPRPAQNFFQRSDNIAFAYLGIPAHTISTFNLHGDYHTVNDEADRLDYAHMARVVESTIRAVRLLADGAAPQWKPGQKPEAPAGMRERLGIP, from the coding sequence GTGGGTGCGCCGTCCGGCACCAGCGATCGCGTTTCCGCCGCCGACGTGCAGGAGCTGGTGTCGGCGCTGGCCGCGGACTCGATGGAGGGGCGCGCGACCGGGCGGCCCGGCTCGATGCGCGCCGCGCGCCTCATCGCGGAGCGGTTCGCGCGCTACGGCGTGAAGGCGGCGGGCGACAGCGGGTACGTGCAGCGCGTGCCGATGGTCGCGACGGTGGGGCGCAACGGGCGGCCGGCCGTCGCGCTGGCGCCGAGCTTCGCGGCGCTCGACACGGTGGCGGCGGGGCGGCGGCTCGTGGGCGGCAACGTCCTCGCGATCCTCGAGGGGAGCGATCCGGTGCTGCGCGACTCGGCCATCCTGGTGGGCGCGCACTACGACCACCTGGGCATCGGCGCGCCGGTCGACGGCGACTCGATCTTCAACGGCGCGGACGACGACGCGTCCGGGACCGCGGCCGTGATGCTGGTGGCGCGCGCGCTCGCCTCGGGCCCGCGGCCGAAGCGGACGATCGTCTTCGGCGCGTTCACCGGCGAGGAGGTCGGGCTGGTCGGCACGCGCTGGTACATCCGCAACCCGGCGGTGCCGCTCGCGCGTACGGTCGCCGACTTCGAGATCGAGATGATCGGGCGGCCCGACTCGCTGGCGGGCGGCGCGGGGAAGGCGTGGCTGACCGGCTACGATCGCTCGACGATGGGGGAGCGGCTGGCCGCGGCCGGGATCCCGCTCGTGGCCGATCCGCGGCCGGCGCAGAACTTCTTCCAGCGCAGCGACAACATCGCCTTCGCGTATCTCGGCATTCCGGCGCACACGATCTCCACGTTCAACCTGCACGGCGACTACCACACCGTGAACGACGAGGCGGACCGGCTGGACTACGCGCACATGGCGCGCGTGGTGGAGTCGACCATTCGCGCGGTTCGCCTGCTGGCCGACGGCGCGGCGCCGCAGTGGAAGCCCGGGCAGAAGCCCGAGGCGCCGGCGGGGATGCGCGAGCGGCTCGGCATTCCCTGA
- a CDS encoding cytochrome c: MPRVLKWGLAIVGVLVVVLGVAVGGAYALSSHRMAKRYTVADESVPVGTDSATLARGRHIAVTRGCADCHGADFGGATFIDGMPFARLSGSNLTTGKGGVASGMTVADWVRAVRHGVGREGRALLFMPSQEFNALSDADLGALVSYLQTVAPVDRTGPANAIGPIGRALYLAGKVPLVPAEVIDHTAPRKPSPAVGRTVEYGQYLAVGCTGCHGASFAGGPIPGTPPEFPAAANLTPHATGLAAWTEADFVRALRTGRRPDGRELKAEMPWKNFGKMTDDELAAIWMYLRTLPPQPTPKG, from the coding sequence ATGCCGCGCGTCCTCAAGTGGGGGCTCGCCATCGTCGGCGTCCTCGTGGTCGTCCTCGGCGTCGCCGTCGGCGGCGCCTACGCGCTCTCGTCGCACCGCATGGCGAAGCGCTACACCGTCGCCGACGAGTCCGTCCCCGTGGGCACCGACAGCGCCACCCTCGCCCGCGGCCGCCACATCGCCGTCACGCGCGGCTGCGCGGACTGCCACGGCGCGGACTTCGGAGGCGCCACCTTCATCGACGGGATGCCGTTCGCGCGCCTGTCGGGCAGCAACCTCACGACCGGCAAGGGCGGCGTGGCCTCGGGGATGACCGTCGCCGACTGGGTGCGCGCGGTGCGCCACGGCGTGGGTCGCGAGGGACGCGCGCTCCTCTTCATGCCGTCGCAGGAGTTCAACGCGCTGAGCGACGCGGACCTGGGCGCGCTCGTGTCGTACCTGCAGACCGTCGCGCCGGTGGACCGCACCGGGCCCGCGAACGCCATCGGCCCCATCGGCCGCGCGCTCTACCTGGCGGGCAAGGTCCCGCTGGTCCCGGCAGAGGTCATCGACCACACCGCGCCGCGGAAGCCGAGCCCCGCGGTTGGCCGCACGGTGGAGTACGGGCAGTATCTGGCGGTCGGCTGCACGGGCTGCCACGGCGCGAGCTTCGCCGGCGGGCCGATCCCCGGCACGCCGCCCGAGTTCCCGGCCGCGGCCAACCTCACGCCGCACGCGACCGGGCTGGCCGCGTGGACCGAGGCGGACTTCGTGCGCGCGCTGCGCACCGGGCGCCGTCCCGACGGCCGCGAGTTGAAGGCCGAGATGCCGTGGAAGAACTTCGGGAAGATGACCGACGACGAGCTCGCGGCGATCTGGATGTACCTGCGCACGCTGCCGCCGCAGCCGACGCCGAAGGGTTGA
- a CDS encoding Y-family DNA polymerase, translating to MSAPSRRILLVDADAFFVAVARQVDPEGAGKAKLLIVGGSAESRGVVCSASYEVRKYGVRSGMPISRAVRLCPAALCVPVPGPECSRQSRAIAAVLARWTPVVQASSIDEWYLDLGGTEALYDEPLAATAHRIRAAVHEATGLSVSIGAGTSKLVAKVAVEVAKPGAGGDGVHEVAPGTEEQFMRRFALADLPFVGPKLAEKLARNGLRRVPDALAYSEEALVGLLGARTGQWLYEWVRGIDARPVAERAEQKSVSREDTFAHDLHEDADLERELLRLSERVAADLRGDGLRARTITVKVRDADFVTRQAARTLDTAVESDRAVAAVARELFRRLRKTRRVGVRLLGVALSGFGEAAAPAQLALFDAAGAGEPATGGAPPMETERDRRLAHTLDAIRDRFGREVIGPAALRDAADRRARGPVARRVPLSDGTE from the coding sequence ATGTCCGCCCCTTCGCGAAGAATCCTGCTCGTCGACGCCGACGCATTCTTCGTCGCCGTCGCGCGCCAGGTCGATCCGGAGGGCGCCGGCAAGGCGAAGCTGCTGATCGTCGGCGGATCGGCCGAGAGTCGCGGCGTCGTCTGCTCGGCGTCGTACGAGGTGCGGAAGTACGGCGTGCGCAGCGGCATGCCCATCTCGCGCGCCGTGCGCCTCTGCCCCGCGGCGCTGTGCGTGCCGGTGCCGGGGCCCGAGTGCTCGCGGCAGAGCCGCGCCATCGCCGCCGTGCTCGCGCGGTGGACGCCCGTCGTGCAGGCCTCGAGCATCGACGAGTGGTACCTCGACCTCGGCGGCACCGAGGCGCTCTACGACGAGCCGCTGGCGGCGACCGCGCACCGCATCCGCGCCGCCGTGCACGAGGCGACCGGGCTCTCCGTGTCGATCGGCGCGGGCACGTCGAAGCTGGTCGCCAAGGTGGCCGTGGAGGTCGCGAAGCCGGGCGCCGGCGGCGATGGGGTGCACGAGGTCGCGCCCGGGACCGAGGAGCAGTTCATGAGGCGCTTCGCGCTCGCCGACCTGCCCTTCGTCGGGCCCAAGCTGGCCGAGAAGCTGGCGCGGAACGGGCTGCGCCGCGTGCCGGACGCGCTGGCCTACAGCGAGGAGGCGCTCGTGGGGCTGCTGGGGGCGCGCACCGGCCAGTGGCTGTACGAGTGGGTCCGCGGCATCGACGCGCGGCCGGTGGCCGAGCGCGCGGAGCAGAAGTCGGTGAGCCGCGAGGACACCTTCGCGCACGACCTGCACGAGGACGCGGACCTGGAGCGCGAGCTGCTGCGCCTCAGCGAGCGCGTGGCGGCCGACCTGCGCGGCGACGGGCTCCGCGCGCGCACGATCACCGTGAAGGTCCGCGACGCCGACTTCGTCACGCGGCAGGCGGCGCGCACGCTCGACACCGCCGTCGAGAGCGACCGCGCGGTGGCCGCGGTGGCGCGCGAGCTGTTCCGGCGCCTGCGGAAGACGCGGCGCGTCGGCGTGCGGCTGCTCGGCGTCGCGCTCTCGGGGTTCGGGGAGGCCGCCGCGCCCGCGCAGCTGGCGCTGTTCGACGCGGCGGGCGCCGGCGAGCCCGCGACGGGCGGGGCGCCGCCGATGGAGACGGAGCGCGACCGGCGGCTGGCCCACACGCTGGACGCCATCCGCGACCGGTTCGGGCGGGAGGTGATCGGGCCGGCCGCCCTCCGCGACGCCGCCGACCGGCGGGCCCGGGGTCCCGTGGCTCGGCGAGTGCCGTTGTCGGACGGCACCGAGTAG
- a CDS encoding MATE family efflux transporter — protein sequence MALPAPADHDAPPRTPTPGQAWRTELAATRRLAVPVAMVQVGLMLMGVVDTMMVGRLSASALAAVALGNLYFFNVTAFATGMLMALDPVVAQAVGARDHDAIAHGVQRGVLLALLLTVPTALLMVPSAAVLRAFGQPAEVIDAASRFVWLSIPAIPAWLGFVVFRQTLQAMAQTRAIVLTIVIANVLNAGLDWALIFGHLGLPALGTDGSAVATTLSRWAMALLLLAAAWPRLRHALRPWLRDSARPAALWRLARIGVPIGAQQLLEFSAFGAIGLLMGRLGTVAMAGHQATINLASLTFMVPLGVGAAAAVRVGHAVGAGDAAGARRAAKAAMVWGIGFMLVSAVVLLLAPRALARLYTPDAAVVAVAATLIPLAGIFQVFDGLQVVSLGVLRGVGDTRVPMVVNVVGFWLVGLPIGVWLGLQRGMGPAGLWLGLVAGLAAVGVVLGLRVRHRLAGELRRLHHA from the coding sequence ATGGCCCTCCCCGCCCCCGCCGACCACGACGCGCCGCCGCGCACGCCCACGCCCGGCCAGGCGTGGCGCACCGAGCTCGCGGCGACGCGCCGGCTGGCCGTGCCGGTCGCGATGGTGCAGGTCGGCCTGATGCTGATGGGCGTCGTCGACACGATGATGGTCGGTCGGCTCTCCGCGTCCGCCCTCGCCGCCGTCGCGCTGGGAAACCTCTACTTCTTCAACGTCACCGCGTTCGCCACCGGGATGCTGATGGCGCTCGATCCGGTGGTCGCGCAGGCCGTCGGCGCGCGCGACCACGACGCGATCGCGCACGGCGTGCAGCGCGGCGTCCTGCTCGCGCTCCTCCTCACCGTCCCCACGGCGCTGCTGATGGTGCCGAGCGCCGCGGTGCTGCGCGCGTTCGGCCAGCCGGCGGAGGTGATCGACGCCGCGTCGCGCTTCGTCTGGCTCTCGATCCCGGCGATCCCGGCGTGGCTCGGCTTCGTCGTCTTCCGCCAGACGCTGCAGGCGATGGCGCAGACGCGCGCGATCGTGCTCACGATCGTGATCGCCAACGTGCTGAACGCGGGGCTCGACTGGGCGCTCATCTTCGGTCACCTCGGGCTTCCCGCGCTCGGCACCGACGGCAGCGCCGTCGCCACCACGCTGTCGCGCTGGGCGATGGCGCTGCTGCTGCTCGCCGCCGCGTGGCCGCGCCTGCGGCACGCGCTGCGTCCGTGGCTCCGCGACTCCGCGCGACCGGCCGCGCTCTGGCGGCTGGCGCGCATCGGCGTGCCGATCGGCGCGCAGCAGCTGCTCGAGTTCAGCGCGTTCGGCGCGATCGGGCTGCTCATGGGCCGCCTGGGCACCGTCGCGATGGCGGGTCACCAGGCGACCATCAACCTCGCGTCGCTCACCTTCATGGTGCCGCTCGGCGTCGGCGCGGCGGCGGCGGTGCGCGTGGGGCACGCGGTGGGCGCCGGCGACGCGGCGGGCGCGCGCCGCGCGGCGAAGGCGGCGATGGTCTGGGGCATCGGCTTCATGCTCGTGAGCGCGGTCGTGCTGCTGCTCGCGCCGCGCGCGCTGGCGCGGCTCTACACGCCCGACGCCGCCGTCGTCGCCGTCGCGGCGACGCTCATCCCGCTCGCCGGCATCTTCCAGGTGTTCGACGGGCTGCAGGTCGTCTCGCTCGGCGTGCTGCGCGGCGTCGGCGACACACGCGTCCCGATGGTCGTCAACGTCGTCGGCTTCTGGCTCGTCGGGCTGCCGATCGGCGTCTGGCTGGGGCTGCAGCGCGGAATGGGGCCGGCCGGGCTCTGGCTCGGGCTCGTCGCCGGGCTCGCCGCCGTGGGCGTCGTGCTCGGCCTCCGCGTGCGGCACCGGCTGGCCGGCGAGCTGCGCCGGCTCCACCACGCATAG
- a CDS encoding CPBP family intramembrane glutamic endopeptidase, which translates to MSTASPAALLGKPASSGSSYWALSRAPRYSLTFALPLLVAYEALAALLGGAGGGGLRNGADVWLKTPFVALLGPHGPLAFGVVIVAIALALVIRDLRRTRQPLRGDVFAGMLVESAVMAVVCGLAVGMATARLMQTLPGLVIAAEPIARLGVASKLMIALGAGLYEELLFRVVLVSGLMWLAKRAIGLGPAASALMATVGGAIIFALAHHIGAYGEPLTAQAFTFRVLAGLFFSGLYVLRGFGITAWTHALYDVMVLVIR; encoded by the coding sequence ATGTCCACCGCCTCGCCCGCCGCCCTCCTCGGCAAACCCGCCTCCTCGGGCTCCTCGTACTGGGCGCTGAGCCGCGCGCCGCGGTACAGCCTCACCTTCGCCCTGCCGCTGCTGGTGGCCTACGAGGCGCTGGCCGCGCTGCTCGGCGGCGCCGGTGGGGGCGGGCTGCGCAACGGCGCCGACGTCTGGCTCAAGACGCCCTTCGTCGCGCTGCTCGGCCCCCACGGGCCGCTGGCGTTCGGCGTCGTGATCGTGGCGATCGCGCTGGCGCTGGTGATCCGCGACCTGCGGCGCACGCGCCAGCCGCTGCGCGGCGACGTGTTCGCGGGAATGCTGGTGGAGTCGGCGGTGATGGCGGTCGTGTGCGGCCTCGCGGTGGGGATGGCGACCGCGCGGCTGATGCAGACGCTCCCGGGCCTGGTGATCGCGGCCGAGCCGATCGCGCGTCTCGGCGTCGCGTCGAAGCTGATGATCGCGCTCGGCGCGGGGCTGTACGAGGAGCTGCTGTTCCGCGTCGTGCTCGTGTCGGGGCTGATGTGGCTCGCGAAGCGCGCGATCGGCCTCGGGCCCGCGGCCTCCGCGCTCATGGCGACGGTCGGCGGCGCGATCATCTTCGCGCTCGCGCACCACATCGGTGCGTACGGCGAGCCGCTGACGGCGCAGGCGTTCACCTTCCGCGTGCTGGCGGGGCTCTTCTTCAGCGGGCTGTACGTGCTGCGCGGGTTCGGGATCACGGCGTGGACGCACGCGCTGTACGACGTGATGGTCCTCGTGATTCGATGA
- a CDS encoding BPSL0067 family protein, protein MAAEHCAAGAVRLPHRWRDDVRSAALSCARLREAAISPTTDRGASMPTPIDWGGPLKCLSNGTSGPWVMRDPERLLGKSHGSGQCVAIAQIPLKMPLVKHWRQGETVLGGTVAKGTVIATFVNGRYPNDAHDNHVAIFLEEKSDDQGTYIVVIDQWTGRKAAYRKIRPKSGDDDRSNDADCFSTVYTLNGK, encoded by the coding sequence GTGGCCGCCGAACATTGCGCGGCGGGCGCCGTTCGGCTCCCGCACCGCTGGCGCGATGACGTGCGCTCGGCTGCGCTCAGCTGCGCTCGGCTGCGCGAGGCAGCGATCTCCCCAACCACCGACCGGGGGGCGTCAATGCCTACACCAATCGACTGGGGCGGCCCACTGAAGTGCCTGAGTAACGGGACCAGCGGGCCCTGGGTGATGCGGGATCCGGAGCGGCTGCTCGGCAAGTCTCACGGAAGTGGGCAGTGCGTCGCCATTGCACAGATCCCCCTCAAGATGCCGCTGGTGAAGCACTGGAGGCAGGGAGAGACGGTTCTTGGCGGCACGGTGGCGAAGGGGACGGTCATCGCGACATTCGTCAACGGTCGCTACCCGAATGACGCGCACGACAATCACGTCGCGATCTTCCTCGAGGAGAAGAGCGACGACCAGGGTACGTACATCGTCGTCATTGACCAGTGGACCGGTCGAAAAGCCGCCTATCGCAAGATCAGACCGAAATCCGGTGACGACGACAGGAGCAATGACGCCGACTGCTTCTCCACCGTGTACACGCTCAACGGCAAGTAG